GGTAAATTTCTAATAGATATTCTTTCATATAATAATTCCTTTAAAACATTTCTTATTTCAAATGTTTTAAAGATTGTTGGAGTAAGTTCATCGACTAAAGCAGAATTTTTAACTCTTAAACCATCAATAAGCATTTCAGTTTCTTTTGAGCCAAGAATTTCATGAGCATATTTTTTAATAATTTCAGATAGATGAGTAGCAAAAACACTTGGCGAGTCAACAACCGTATAACCAAGATTTATCGCATTTTCTTTTTGATCTTCATCAATCCAATAAGCATCTAAATTAAATGAAGGTTCTTTAGTATATATACCAGCAATTTCCTCATTAGCCATACCAGAATTTATAGCTAACAACTTGTCAGGGAATAATTCAAATCTTCCAACTTCAACCCCTTTTAATTTAATTATATACTCATTTGCGCTTAATAAAACACTATCTCTTACTCTTATAGGACTGATAACAATACCTAATTCATACGCAATTTGCTTTCTAACCATTGTAATTCTTTCTAAAAGATCACCGCCTTGACTTGGATCGGCTAGAGGAATTAAACCATATCCGATATCTATTTCTAAAACATCACTTTGAATAATTTCCGAAACTTCTTCAGCTGAAGTTAAAGGAGGTCCAGATGGTCTAGGTGTTGATCTGCTAACTTCTTGACTAGATGTTTCAAAATCTTCGCTCGGACCAGATGCTGGAACTGTCTTATTTAAATATCCTTTAGTATTTAAATAAGCAATAGTTAATAATCCACCACCTAACAATACGGCAGGGAGTATTGGTAGAGGTGTAGCTAATCCAAGAGTTAAAATTACTCCACCTGTCATATATAATACTCTTTTTTCAGAAGTTAATTCGTTTAACAGATCTGTTCCTAGATTTTCATTTGAAGCTGCACGCGATACAACAATACCAGTAGCTGTTGATATTAATAGCGCAGGTATTTGTGCTACTAAACCATCACCAACTGTAAAAAGAGTATATAATTGTGCTGCTTCAGATATAGAAAGTCCTTGTTGCAAAACACCAATAATCAATCCGCCTAATATATTAATTAATGTTATAATAATACCAGCAATAGCATCTCCTCTTACAAATTTCGAGGCACCGTCCATTGCTCCGTAAAAGTCTGCTTCTCTTCTAATATCTTCACGTTTTTTTCTTGCTTCTTCCTCTGTAATTATACCAGCACTTAAATCAGCATCTATACTCATTTGTTTTCCAGGCATTGCATCTAATGTAAATCTAGCAGCAACTTCTGCAATTCTTTCAGAACCTCTTGTAATAACTACAAATTGGATTATTACTAAAATTAAGAATATAACAATACCAACAACATAATTTCCTCCAACAACAAAATCTCCAAAAGCTCTAATAACTTTTCCTTGAAAGTTTCTTCCTTGTAAAAGTATTAATCTTGTTGAAGAAACATTTAAGGATAATCTGAAAAGGGTAGTTACTAATAATAATGTTGGAAAAGCTGATATTTCAAGAGCATTTTTTATATACATAGAAACTAAAAGCAAAACTATGGCTAAAGAGATATTAGCCATTTGTAAAAAATCCAATAAAAATGGAGGTATAGGAATAACCATTAATATAACAACACTAACGATTAAAATTGGTATTAAAATATCCGACTGTTTTAAAAATCTATTTAATAGTTCCCCCAATAAAATCACCTCGCTGTTTTCATAACAGAAGCAAGAATTTTAGCGACAATTTGATACATATCCTCGGGTATTTCTTCATTTATTTCAACTCTTTCGTATAGCTGCCTTGCTACAGGTGGATTTCGCAAAATTGGAACGTGATTTTCACGAGCTATTTCTTTTATTCTAAATGCAACTTCATCATGTCCTTTTGCGACTACAATAGGTGCGCTAGTTATATTTTCATCATATTTTATAGCAACTGCATAATGGGTAGGATTTGTAACAACAACAGTGGCTTTTGGTACTTCCTTCATCATATTTTGCATAACAATTTGACGTAATCTTCTCATTCTAGCAGATTTTATTTGGGGATCTCCTTCAATATCTTTCATTTCTTGCTTTACTTCTTGTTTGGTCATTCTAAGGTTTTTCCTATATTCGCGTCTTTGATACCAAAAATCAAACAAACCAAGCAATAACATCAAAAGACCCAATTTAAAAAATATTTCAATTATAATAGAGTATAAAAAAGATAATGTAAATGTAGCATCAGAATATGGTAATGAAACAATATCTTTCCAATGAGATGTGATTATAGAATAAGATATATATCCTACTAAAGATAATTTAATTAATGATTTCAATAATTCAAATAATGTTCTCATAGAAAAAATACGTTGAAGTCCTTTTAACGGATTAAGTTTTCCTAAATCAAATTTAATAGATTTAGGAGCAAAAAGAAATTTTGTTTGTAACATACCTAAAACCAAACTTATAACCGCAGCAGATAAAAGAAAAATTGATACAATAATAAAAAGATTATTTTGTTGCAATATAACACTTAACAATGCATTTTCATCTATAATTTCTGTATCTAGAGAAAGGTATTTAATAAATGCATTTTTTAAGCCTTCAAATAAATATTTTGACATTACGAAAAATACAGCACTTACTCCTAAAAATGAGAACGAAGTTAAAAGTTCCTTAGAAACTGGAACATTTCCTTCTTCTCTTGCTTGTTGTAACCGTCTAGGAGTAGGTTCTTCTGTTTTACTAGGATCTGCAAATAATTGAAGGTTTATATTAGACTTAATAATGAATTTATCCATTTTATTATCTCCAACATATTAATATGAAAGATTTCAACCCATACTCCAATAATAGTTAATAAAATTAGAGTTCCAACTAAAATATTTAAAGGTAACCCTACAATAAAAACATTTATTTGAGGTATCATTCTAGATATAATTCCTAAGCTAATATTTACAGCTAACATAAATGCACTCATAGGTATAGCTAATTGAGCACCAATTTCAAAAATTTTTCCAAAAGTTGAAACAATTTCAGGAAAAAACTGAATTTTAAAAGAAAAAATTAAAGGAATACTATTAAAAGAATTTATTATAACTTGAAATAACAATATATGTAATTTCATAGTTAAAAATGCAAATATTCCAATCAAAAAAGATAATTGACCAATAATAGGAGATTCTTCTCCGCTTATTGGATCAAAAATACCTGCCATTGCAAATCCCATTTGAAAAGCAAAAAATTGGCCTGCAAATTGAATAGCAGCTACTGGAATA
This window of the Marinitoga sp. 38H-ov genome carries:
- the flhB gene encoding flagellar biosynthesis protein FlhB; translation: MDKFIIKSNINLQLFADPSKTEEPTPRRLQQAREEGNVPVSKELLTSFSFLGVSAVFFVMSKYLFEGLKNAFIKYLSLDTEIIDENALLSVILQQNNLFIIVSIFLLSAAVISLVLGMLQTKFLFAPKSIKFDLGKLNPLKGLQRIFSMRTLFELLKSLIKLSLVGYISYSIITSHWKDIVSLPYSDATFTLSFLYSIIIEIFFKLGLLMLLLGLFDFWYQRREYRKNLRMTKQEVKQEMKDIEGDPQIKSARMRRLRQIVMQNMMKEVPKATVVVTNPTHYAVAIKYDENITSAPIVVAKGHDEVAFRIKEIARENHVPILRNPPVARQLYERVEINEEIPEDMYQIVAKILASVMKTAR
- the fliR gene encoding flagellar biosynthetic protein FliR; translation: MDVILFLETKFWVWSLIFFRIAGLTVSAPIIGSRSIPRSLKVFFSIFISWISLPLINLTIPDLPIFYLIILMILNFFLGILIGLISYIPVAAIQFAGQFFAFQMGFAMAGIFDPISGEESPIIGQLSFLIGIFAFLTMKLHILLFQVIINSFNSIPLIFSFKIQFFPEIVSTFGKIFEIGAQLAIPMSAFMLAVNISLGIISRMIPQINVFIVGLPLNILVGTLILLTIIGVWVEIFHINMLEIIKWINSLLSLI
- the flhA gene encoding flagellar biosynthesis protein FlhA, translated to MGELLNRFLKQSDILIPILIVSVVILMVIPIPPFLLDFLQMANISLAIVLLLVSMYIKNALEISAFPTLLLVTTLFRLSLNVSSTRLILLQGRNFQGKVIRAFGDFVVGGNYVVGIVIFLILVIIQFVVITRGSERIAEVAARFTLDAMPGKQMSIDADLSAGIITEEEARKKREDIRREADFYGAMDGASKFVRGDAIAGIIITLINILGGLIIGVLQQGLSISEAAQLYTLFTVGDGLVAQIPALLISTATGIVVSRAASNENLGTDLLNELTSEKRVLYMTGGVILTLGLATPLPILPAVLLGGGLLTIAYLNTKGYLNKTVPASGPSEDFETSSQEVSRSTPRPSGPPLTSAEEVSEIIQSDVLEIDIGYGLIPLADPSQGGDLLERITMVRKQIAYELGIVISPIRVRDSVLLSANEYIIKLKGVEVGRFELFPDKLLAINSGMANEEIAGIYTKEPSFNLDAYWIDEDQKENAINLGYTVVDSPSVFATHLSEIIKKYAHEILGSKETEMLIDGLRVKNSALVDELTPTIFKTFEIRNVLKELLYERISIRNLPIIFEKLLELGSNDIKDTVSLVEGVRSSLSRQICENMKSADGVLHLIILDKNTENTLNNYTIEYGGNYTLALSPQLSQNLLNNISKALEDQMMKNYNPVILCSSPLRFYFSRWLLSNIPNVNVISYNEIIQEIPISADGNISI